The sequence GTCCTTGAGGAGTTGGTCAATCAGGTCAATATTAATAGAAGAAGATTCTTTAGTCATAGTCCCTCCAATCGTAGAATAAAAACTCTACGGGTCTATGACCGTTTACACAAAATTTTTTACACCCTCTCTTTTGTTGTACCTGTAGATGAATCTGTAGATAATAGGATTTAAGGAGTTGGGACTACCGCTAAGTCGTTGAAAATATGGAGCCAGCGAGGGGACTTGAACCCCTGACCTCCGGTTTACGAAACCGATGCTCTACCAACTGAGCTACGCTGGCTTTTCAACTGTCAATGAAGACTTTTCAAAGTACAAGACCCTACGCCTGACTGTCAAGCATTTCGATTTCACTCGTTATGAAATTTTCAATTGCTTTTCAGCAGTGAATTGCTTATCGCCCAAAGGTAAAATTTATCTTCGGATTCGGCGGATAAAGCGCATGGGGCGGATACTTTTGAAAAATCCATGCGCTTCAAGCGAATGATTTATTTCTTGTGCGCTTCGGCTTGCAGGCTTTGTGCAATGCGCTCGACTTCGCCCATTACGCGCAATAAATTTTCGCCCAGCACTTTTTTAATATCGGCATCGGAAAACCCGCGCTTCATCAGTTCCATGGTGATATTCGGCAATTTCGATACATCTTCCATTCCTGTTGGCGAGCCATCCAGCGGAATGCCATCGAAATCCGCGCCGATGCCGACATGGTCGATGCCTGCCACTTTAATCGCGTGAACGAATTGATCCATCAACATGGCAAACGGAGTTGCGCCGATTTCATCAATCTTGTTGGCGTCGCGCCAGGCCTTCAACTCTTCGGCAACGCGCTTGGCGTCGTTTGGGTATTGTTGTTTCAACTCTTCTTCGCGCGCCCGCGATTTCATCGTCCATTCGGCTTTGCGACCATCTACGAACCCATTATAAAAATTGATCATAATCACGCCGCCGTTTTTCGCTAAAGCCTTGAGCATATCGTCGGTCATATTGCGGGTGTGATTAGCCAGCGCACGACACGATGAGTGCGAAGCGATGACCGGCGCTTTCGTGGTTTCAATCACATCGTAAAATGTCTTATCGGCAACGTGTGAAATATCGACCATCATTCCCAGACGATTCATTTCCCGAACCACTTCGCGACCGAACGTATTCAATCCGTCGTGATGTTTGACATTCGGATTATTTAAATCAGCTTCGGAATCCGCCCAGTTGTTGGTGTTGGTATGCGTGAGTGTCATATAGCGCACACCGAGTTTATGAAACATTCTAAGCGTCCCCAGGCTGTCTTCGATGGCGTGTCCGCCTTCGATGCCCATGAGTGCGGCAATCTTATTTTTCCTGGCAATGCGGCGAATGTCGCTTGCCGTGGTTGCCGGTTCCAAAACCTCCGGGTGGCGGTGAATCTGATGGTAAACCACATCAATCATATCAAGCGCGCGACGGGCTGCGCCGCCGCCCTCCGAGGGTTTTTTGTTGACGAATATTTTATCAACATAGATGGCGAAAAACTGTGCGTCGAGTCCGCCTTTTTTCATTCTCAGCAAATCGGTGTGGGTTTTAATTTTGCCGTTGGGGTCGGCACCGTTCATTCCCAAATCGAATCCGTCATCCATAATCGGCGTGGTGACATCGTTGTGGGTATCGATAACCATAGAATCGCGGTGCAAGCGTTCAGCGCGAGCGCGAAGCGCCGCGTCATCAGTTGTATTCGTTTGTTTTGACATAATTCTCTTTGTCGGGCTTTGTGCAATGATGATTGAGGGCAACGCGATTAAAGCAATAGAACAAAACGTCAGTAAAAGTTTAACCTTTGCAGTCATCGGGTGAAATCCTTTTCTGGAAACGATGAAGCCGTTCAGGACGAAGGAGGAATAGAAAAGTTTCCGTGGTTCATCGTTCCTATTTCATACTTCATCGTTCTTTTGATGTGTAATAGCCGCGTCGGGCGCGGACTTGCAAACCCGCGCGTTTGACTTCGACGCGAATCTCGCGAAAGACTTTAGCGCGGCTGTCGTTTTTTGAATAATAGGTCAGCACATATTGGGCGCGAACTTCGGCGGCAATGCGTTTGTAAATTTCCTCCAGATCGCGCACCTCTTTTTTCGGGTCATCATATATCGGCGGAAAAAATGCTTTGCCGCCGGTATCTTCGCACATGGCTTTTAATACGAATTCGCCACCCAAATCCTGTACATTCAGCGAAGGCGCAATTCCAGTCGAATGCACCGAATAAATCACAATGTCCGACATCTGCACATCTTTTAACGCCTGCGCAAGCGTTATGCCCGATGCCGTGTCCGTACCGTCCGAGAGCACGACCATCACGCGACGACCTTCCACCGAACGCAAATATTTTGCGCCTTCGCTCAGTGCATTATAAAGCGCCGTTGCGCCTTGCGGTTTCAGGTTCGCCAAGGAGTGCACCAGTTGTTCCAGGTCGCCGGTAAGCGCCAGTTCCAACCGCACATCGCTTGAGACGCTGATAATCGCTGCCGTATCGCCGGCGCGCATCACGTTGCGGAAAAATTGCGCTGCCGCCCGCTGTTCAAAATCAAAG comes from Acidobacteriota bacterium and encodes:
- a CDS encoding dipeptidase, producing MSKQTNTTDDAALRARAERLHRDSMVIDTHNDVTTPIMDDGFDLGMNGADPNGKIKTHTDLLRMKKGGLDAQFFAIYVDKIFVNKKPSEGGGAARRALDMIDVVYHQIHRHPEVLEPATTASDIRRIARKNKIAALMGIEGGHAIEDSLGTLRMFHKLGVRYMTLTHTNTNNWADSEADLNNPNVKHHDGLNTFGREVVREMNRLGMMVDISHVADKTFYDVIETTKAPVIASHSSCRALANHTRNMTDDMLKALAKNGGVIMINFYNGFVDGRKAEWTMKSRAREEELKQQYPNDAKRVAEELKAWRDANKIDEIGATPFAMLMDQFVHAIKVAGIDHVGIGADFDGIPLDGSPTGMEDVSKLPNITMELMKRGFSDADIKKVLGENLLRVMGEVERIAQSLQAEAHKK
- a CDS encoding VWA domain-containing protein, whose translation is MKQIFKRFPFAWLVAFCLVSLMQTLAFSQSGRQTQPTKPTTQKPSAPPAQTETRPRRVNSDEPAKDDDAPIKLSADLVTAITSVTDNAGNQINDLTRQDFVVYEDNKPQDIEGVYREGQLPLRLVFLFDTSTSIRSRFDFEQRAAAQFFRNVMRAGDTAAIISVSSDVRLELALTGDLEQLVHSLANLKPQGATALYNALSEGAKYLRSVEGRRVMVVLSDGTDTASGITLAQALKDVQMSDIVIYSVHSTGIAPSLNVQDLGGEFVLKAMCEDTGGKAFFPPIYDDPKKEVRDLEEIYKRIAAEVRAQYVLTYYSKNDSRAKVFREIRVEVKRAGLQVRARRGYYTSKER